The following coding sequences are from one Enterococcus sp. 4G2_DIV0659 window:
- the map gene encoding type I methionyl aminopeptidase — MITLKSPREIEMMDESGDLLADVHRHLRTFIKPGITSWDIEVFVRDFIESHGGIAAQIGFEDYKYATCCSINDEICHGFPRKKPLKDGDLIKVDMCIDLKGAVSDSCWAYVVGQSTPELDHLMEVTRKALYLGIEQAQVGNRIGDIGHAIQTYVESENLSVVRDFVGHGIGPTIHESPVIPHYGEAGKGLRLKEGMVITIEPMVNTGTWRMKMDPNGWTAYTLDGGISCQFEHTLAITKEGPRILTSQGEELTY; from the coding sequence ATGATCACATTGAAATCACCAAGAGAAATAGAAATGATGGATGAATCTGGCGACCTGTTAGCTGATGTCCATCGCCACTTAAGAACATTTATTAAACCAGGAATTACTAGCTGGGATATTGAAGTATTCGTTAGAGACTTTATCGAAAGCCATGGAGGCATCGCAGCTCAAATCGGTTTTGAAGATTATAAATATGCTACTTGTTGTAGTATCAATGATGAAATTTGTCATGGATTTCCCAGAAAGAAACCATTAAAAGATGGTGACTTGATTAAAGTTGATATGTGTATCGATTTAAAAGGTGCTGTATCTGATTCTTGTTGGGCATATGTTGTTGGACAATCAACCCCTGAATTGGACCATTTAATGGAAGTGACTAGAAAAGCGCTATATCTAGGAATTGAACAAGCCCAGGTAGGAAATCGTATCGGGGATATTGGACATGCTATTCAAACATATGTTGAAAGTGAGAATTTATCTGTTGTCAGAGATTTTGTTGGTCATGGAATTGGACCTACAATTCATGAAAGTCCTGTTATCCCACATTATGGTGAAGCGGGTAAAGGTCTTCGTTTAAAAGAAGGTATGGTCATTACAATTGAACCCATGGTCAATACAGGCACTTGGCGTATGAAAATGGATCCAAATGGTTGGACTGCCTATACCTTAGATGGTGGAATCAGTTGTCAATTCGAGCATACATTAGCTATTACCAAAGAAGGTCCACGAATTTTAACTTCTCAAGGAGAAGAGCTAACATATTAA
- a CDS encoding YihY/virulence factor BrkB family protein has protein sequence MKLTDKVKTNENLMRFIETTQRRMIDSDIGNTSVVVAYYLLLSLFPLLIAVGNLLPYLHIDSNDVLPYIAEAIPKAIYNDLKPAIQSLLTQRSGGLLSVSALAALWSASQSINAMQTAMNKAFGVEQRKNFIIVRIMSLFVIVLLLTAIVGVVGVLGLGKTILDILQPIFHFSTDFIDTFQALKWPVTSFILLIIMCLIYRVVPNAKLTFRSILPGAVFATLGWMLLSQVFGIYIKYFSSKISSYQIIGSFIILMLWLNFAATIIILGGIINAVVKEYISNEKIQHRYGLINRTIDRIKENFKK, from the coding sequence ATGAAGCTAACGGACAAAGTGAAAACTAACGAAAACTTAATGCGTTTTATCGAAACAACGCAACGACGTATGATTGATTCGGACATAGGGAATACATCAGTTGTTGTAGCTTATTATTTACTTTTATCTTTATTTCCTCTATTGATTGCGGTAGGAAATCTCTTACCGTACTTACATATTGATTCAAATGACGTGTTGCCTTATATTGCTGAAGCCATACCAAAAGCTATCTACAATGATTTAAAACCTGCGATTCAATCATTATTAACGCAACGTTCTGGGGGATTGCTTTCTGTATCTGCATTAGCTGCTTTATGGAGTGCCAGTCAAAGTATCAATGCTATGCAAACTGCAATGAATAAAGCGTTTGGAGTAGAACAGAGAAAAAATTTTATTATTGTTCGGATTATGTCATTATTTGTGATTGTACTGCTGCTGACAGCTATTGTAGGTGTGGTGGGGGTTTTAGGTTTAGGAAAAACGATTTTGGATATTCTACAACCGATTTTTCATTTTTCCACGGACTTTATTGACACCTTCCAAGCATTGAAATGGCCTGTAACGTCTTTTATTCTGCTTATCATTATGTGTTTGATTTATCGTGTTGTGCCGAATGCAAAATTAACGTTCCGTTCAATTTTACCAGGAGCTGTTTTTGCAACGCTAGGTTGGATGTTGTTGTCTCAAGTATTTGGTATTTACATTAAATATTTTAGTTCGAAAATTTCTAGTTATCAAATTATCGGAAGTTTTATCATACTAATGTTATGGTTGAATTTTGCAGCAACGATTATTATATTAGGTGGAATTATTAACGCTGTAGTTAAGGAATATATCTCTAATGAAAAGATTCAGCATCGCTACGGTTTGATTAATCGGACGATCGATAGAATAAAAGAAAATTTTAAAAAATAA
- a CDS encoding glycosyltransferase family 4 protein — MSMFIYEIFMRLFLTFILSLIVTPIVKLLAFRIGAYDAPGERRVNTKIMPTAGGLSIYFVFVFSCLVLFQSIIPIDYIWPVLLGAGIVVATGLIDDIYELTPKKKTIGILLGALVIYFVAEIRIDFVTLPFFGQIDLRWFSLPLTLFWILAITNAINLIDGLDGLASGVSIISLATIGVVGYFFLHAKTVYVPIVIFVLVASIAGFFPYNFYPAKIFLGDTGALFLGFMIAVMSLQGLKNATFISVITPLIILGVPITDTVYAIIRRVMNNRPISSADKMHLHHRLLSLGFTHKGAVMTIYGLALVFSFVALLFSYASNVASILLIVFSAFGLELFIEMIGLVGENHQPLMYILRIFGNREFRQQQIEKRLGKHSKKK, encoded by the coding sequence ATGTCAATGTTTATCTATGAAATTTTTATGCGTCTGTTTTTGACGTTTATTTTATCATTGATTGTTACGCCGATTGTTAAATTATTGGCTTTTAGAATAGGTGCATACGATGCCCCAGGGGAAAGAAGAGTAAACACAAAAATTATGCCGACTGCGGGTGGTTTAAGTATTTATTTTGTTTTTGTTTTTTCTTGCTTAGTATTGTTTCAATCGATTATTCCAATTGATTACATTTGGCCGGTTCTTTTAGGCGCAGGAATTGTAGTTGCTACAGGCTTAATTGATGATATTTATGAATTGACACCCAAAAAGAAAACAATTGGCATTTTATTAGGTGCGTTGGTCATTTATTTTGTTGCAGAAATACGGATCGATTTTGTCACTTTGCCGTTTTTTGGTCAAATTGATTTGCGTTGGTTTAGTTTACCTCTGACATTGTTTTGGATTTTAGCAATAACAAATGCTATCAACTTAATTGATGGTCTAGATGGTTTAGCGTCAGGAGTATCAATCATAAGTTTAGCTACAATAGGTGTGGTAGGGTATTTTTTCCTGCATGCTAAGACCGTTTATGTACCTATTGTGATTTTTGTGTTGGTCGCTAGTATAGCGGGATTTTTTCCGTATAATTTTTATCCAGCTAAGATATTTTTGGGTGATACTGGTGCGTTGTTCTTAGGATTTATGATTGCTGTTATGTCGTTACAGGGATTAAAAAACGCGACGTTTATTTCAGTGATTACCCCTTTGATTATCCTAGGAGTGCCAATTACAGATACAGTTTACGCGATTATTCGTCGTGTAATGAATAATCGTCCCATTTCTTCGGCGGATAAGATGCATTTACATCATCGTTTGTTGTCATTAGGTTTTACTCATAAAGGAGCTGTGATGACCATCTATGGTTTGGCTCTCGTTTTTTCATTTGTAGCGTTATTGTTCAGTTATGCAAGTAACGTAGCCTCTATATTGCTCATTGTGTTTAGTGCGTTTGGGCTAGAATTATTCATTGAAATGATTGGCTTAGTGGGGGAGAATCATCAGCCGTTAATGTATATTTTACGAATATTTGGCAATCGTGAGTTTCGTCAACAACAAATTGAAAAACGATTAGGGAAACATTCTAAAAAAAAGTAA
- a CDS encoding glycosyltransferase family 2 protein, with amino-acid sequence MNDKVTVSIVTHNSRHIFDVLDNLQMELGTESNYDIHIFDNASEPSYIEKLKEYGTFISLHISTENKGFGYGHNHVFKSVDTRYGIIFNPDVLITKETLDKMMQRIKANKQLAAVCPKVLNSDGSTQYLVRQKLDVFDYMLRFIPFQAVKKLFDRRLSYYECRDLPDDQTSYIKMGSGCLMVIDTEKFNEIAGFDERFFMYFEDNDLCLRFGTAGYKILYTPFETVTHLYEKGAHKNKKLFKIFLQSMVKFFNKWGWRFF; translated from the coding sequence GTGAATGATAAAGTAACAGTATCTATTGTTACTCATAATAGCCGTCATATTTTTGACGTACTTGATAACTTACAAATGGAATTAGGCACAGAGTCAAACTATGATATACATATTTTTGATAATGCTTCTGAACCAAGCTATATAGAAAAATTGAAAGAGTATGGGACATTTATCTCTTTACATATTTCTACTGAGAACAAAGGATTTGGTTATGGCCATAATCACGTTTTTAAATCAGTCGATACGCGTTATGGCATTATTTTTAACCCAGATGTTTTGATCACAAAAGAAACTTTGGATAAAATGATGCAAAGAATAAAAGCAAATAAGCAACTAGCAGCTGTCTGCCCTAAAGTATTGAATTCAGACGGATCAACACAATATTTGGTTCGGCAAAAATTGGATGTTTTTGATTACATGCTTCGCTTCATTCCTTTTCAAGCAGTCAAAAAGTTATTTGATAGACGATTAAGCTATTATGAATGTCGAGATTTACCAGATGATCAGACATCTTATATTAAGATGGGGTCTGGTTGCTTAATGGTGATTGATACGGAAAAATTTAATGAAATTGCTGGATTTGATGAACGATTTTTTATGTATTTTGAAGACAATGATTTGTGTTTGCGTTTTGGAACAGCGGGCTATAAGATCTTATATACGCCATTTGAAACGGTGACTCATTTATACGAAAAAGGGGCACATAAAAACAAAAAATTATTCAAAATCTTTTTGCAATCAATGGTTAAATTTTTTAATAAATGGGGTTGGAGGTTTTTTTAG
- a CDS encoding glycosyltransferase, protein MGNRLVITIVLYQIEFSQTPSYLVLKQLLMKNETVHLFIYDNSEYGQFDELFEYANVFYIHDPSNLGLATAYNASRHYFAEVQGDLLLLLDQDTLLDQAYLEKLLQLPLDDEIGAYVPLINSHGRQISPVFSDEYIDRRSRLPKVGIYDERVMAINSGTALSKETVKGIGFNLDFSLDFLDHWLFWKLHQQHKKVSVLDSYLEHDLSVLDYQNVSDKRYESIINAESLFYQKYDQDKFYVHRRHLLFRSIKQFLRVKNRNIWRRTFSEYLTLMKGK, encoded by the coding sequence GTGGGAAACAGACTGGTCATAACGATTGTTTTATATCAAATTGAATTCTCACAAACGCCCAGTTATCTTGTATTAAAACAACTACTTATGAAAAATGAAACAGTACATTTATTTATTTACGACAACAGTGAATATGGACAATTCGATGAATTATTTGAATATGCAAATGTTTTTTATATCCATGATCCATCGAATCTAGGCTTAGCCACCGCTTATAATGCAAGTAGGCATTATTTTGCTGAAGTTCAAGGAGACTTATTACTGTTACTTGATCAAGATACATTACTTGATCAAGCGTATTTAGAAAAATTATTGCAATTGCCATTGGACGATGAAATCGGTGCTTACGTTCCACTGATAAATTCTCATGGGAGACAGATTTCACCTGTATTTTCAGACGAATATATTGACCGACGATCACGTTTGCCAAAAGTTGGCATTTACGACGAAAGAGTCATGGCGATCAACTCAGGTACAGCCTTATCCAAAGAAACAGTAAAGGGTATTGGCTTTAATTTGGACTTTTCTTTGGATTTCTTAGATCATTGGTTATTTTGGAAGCTCCATCAACAGCATAAAAAAGTGAGTGTTTTAGATAGCTACTTAGAGCATGATTTATCTGTGTTGGATTATCAAAACGTAAGTGACAAACGCTATGAATCAATTATTAATGCCGAAAGCTTGTTTTACCAAAAATATGATCAGGATAAATTTTACGTTCATAGAAGACATCTGCTTTTCAGAAGTATCAAACAATTTTTACGTGTGAAGAATAGAAACATTTGGCGGCGGACGTTTTCTGAATACCTAACACTGATGAAAGGAAAATAG
- a CDS encoding glycosyltransferase family 2 protein: MISVCIATYNGEKYLKEQLDSILHQLDTADELIVSDDGSMDTTIAIIESYAEKDQRIKLFKGPGKGVIANFEYAIMQSQGEFVFLADQDDVWLPEKVRTMLDFFYEHPDIDLVVSDLVIVDEQLEVIEPSYFDYRNVKLGFLHNIMKNKYIGAGMAFRGSLKAKILPIPARVPMHDMWIGLIAAYKKKSALVPKKLTLYRRHNNNASEIDTKASFFQQLKWRCAISYELFKRVFFSSR; the protein is encoded by the coding sequence ATGATTTCAGTTTGTATTGCCACATATAATGGAGAAAAATATTTAAAAGAGCAGTTAGATAGTATTTTGCATCAACTGGATACAGCTGATGAATTGATTGTATCAGATGATGGTTCTATGGATACGACAATAGCAATCATTGAAAGTTATGCTGAAAAAGACCAACGGATCAAACTTTTTAAAGGGCCAGGAAAAGGAGTAATTGCGAATTTTGAATATGCAATTATGCAAAGTCAAGGAGAATTCGTTTTTTTAGCAGATCAAGATGATGTTTGGTTACCCGAAAAAGTTCGTACAATGCTTGATTTCTTTTACGAGCATCCCGATATAGATTTAGTTGTCAGTGACTTAGTCATTGTAGATGAACAGTTAGAAGTGATTGAACCTTCTTACTTTGACTATCGAAATGTCAAACTTGGCTTTTTACACAATATAATGAAAAATAAATACATTGGTGCCGGAATGGCGTTTCGAGGTAGTTTAAAAGCTAAGATATTACCAATTCCTGCAAGGGTACCAATGCATGACATGTGGATCGGATTGATTGCGGCGTATAAAAAAAAGAGTGCGTTGGTCCCGAAAAAACTTACGTTGTATCGTAGACATAATAATAATGCTAGTGAAATTGATACAAAGGCTAGTTTTTTTCAACAGCTGAAATGGCGCTGTGCAATTAGTTATGAACTATTTAAACGAGTATTTTTCTCTTCACGGTGA